The following proteins are encoded in a genomic region of Mycobacterium sp. 155:
- a CDS encoding virulence factor Mce family protein, producing MRTLQGSDRSRKGLMGVAVVALIIGVGSTLTSVPMIFAVPTYYAQFTDTGGLNLGDRVRIAGMDVGDVKSMDINGDKVVIGYTLGGRTIGTESRAAIRTDTILGRKNIEIQPRGNQALAPRGILPVGQTTTPYQIYDAIFDVTRNASGWDTKSVRQSLNVLSETVDQTSPHLSAALDGVARFSETIGKRDDQIRQLLANANKIATVLGDRSTQVNQLLVNAQTLLAAVNQRGQAVSMLLERVSTVSRQVEGLISDNPNLNHVLEQLRTVSDILVQRKQDLADTLSIAGKFITSLAEALASGPYFKVMLVNLLPPQILQPFVDAAFKKRGIDPEEFWRSAGLPSFRFPDPNGERFENGAPPPAPTPLEGTPEHPGPAVPPGSPCSYTPAADGIPSPGNPLPCAADTTGPFGDNPYGANYSPPDVATSAPNPDGVAHSPGVPSAAIPGQMPPDQPGAPVPLAPGPPGARTVPVSPQPGPDEFVPGFAPIPPPLNAPPAPPGPGPELPPAGTAPLPGNPPFLPPGSQG from the coding sequence ATGAGGACACTGCAGGGTTCCGACCGGTCCCGTAAGGGCCTGATGGGTGTGGCCGTCGTCGCGCTCATCATCGGTGTGGGTTCGACGTTGACCAGCGTGCCGATGATCTTCGCTGTGCCGACCTACTATGCGCAGTTCACCGACACCGGTGGTCTGAACCTGGGTGATCGAGTGCGGATCGCCGGCATGGACGTCGGCGACGTCAAGTCGATGGACATCAACGGCGACAAGGTGGTGATCGGCTATACGCTCGGCGGCCGCACCATCGGCACCGAGAGCCGGGCCGCGATCCGGACTGACACCATCCTGGGTCGCAAGAACATCGAGATTCAGCCGCGCGGCAACCAGGCCCTGGCCCCGCGCGGGATTCTGCCGGTAGGCCAGACGACGACGCCCTACCAGATCTACGACGCCATCTTCGACGTCACGCGCAACGCCTCGGGCTGGGACACCAAGTCGGTTCGTCAATCGCTGAATGTGTTGTCGGAGACGGTGGATCAGACCTCGCCACACCTGAGTGCCGCGCTGGACGGGGTGGCCAGGTTCTCCGAGACCATCGGCAAGCGTGACGATCAAATTCGGCAACTGCTGGCCAACGCGAACAAGATCGCCACAGTGCTCGGCGACCGCAGCACGCAGGTCAACCAGCTGCTGGTGAACGCGCAGACCCTGTTGGCCGCGGTCAACCAGCGCGGCCAGGCAGTCAGCATGCTGTTGGAACGGGTGTCGACGGTATCGAGGCAAGTCGAGGGCTTGATCAGCGATAACCCGAACCTCAACCACGTGTTGGAGCAGCTCCGCACGGTCAGCGACATCCTGGTGCAGCGCAAGCAGGACTTGGCCGACACGCTGAGTATCGCGGGCAAGTTCATCACGTCATTGGCCGAGGCGCTGGCCTCCGGTCCGTACTTCAAGGTCATGCTCGTCAACTTGTTGCCGCCGCAGATTCTGCAACCGTTCGTCGATGCTGCGTTCAAGAAGCGCGGTATCGATCCTGAGGAGTTCTGGCGCAGCGCGGGCCTGCCGTCGTTCCGGTTCCCGGACCCCAACGGCGAGCGATTCGAAAACGGCGCACCGCCGCCCGCCCCGACCCCGCTGGAAGGCACTCCCGAGCATCCGGGACCGGCCGTCCCGCCTGGTTCTCCGTGCTCGTACACGCCTGCCGCCGACGGCATCCCATCCCCGGGCAACCCGCTGCCGTGTGCGGCCGACACCACGGGACCGTTCGGCGACAACCCGTACGGCGCGAACTACAGCCCGCCGGACGTCGCCACATCAGCGCCGAATCCGGATGGCGTCGCGCATTCGCCGGGCGTGCCCAGCGCGGCCATCCCGGGTCAGATGCCGCCGGATCAGCCGGGTGCGCCGGTGCCGCTGGCCCCCGGTCCGCCGGGTGCCCGCACGGTGCCGGTCAGCCCGCAACCCGGACCCGACGAGTTCGTCCCCGGGTTTGCGCCGATACCGCCACCGCTGAACGCGCCGCCGGCACCGCCCGGCCCCGGACCGGAATTGCCTCCTGCGGGTACAGCCCCGTTGCCGGGTAACCCGCCGTTCCTTCCGCCCGGATCGCAGGGATAG
- a CDS encoding MCE family protein: MSIKGTIIKLGIFSLVLLTFTALIFVVFAQIRFNSTSEYSAIFKNVSGLRSGQFVRAAGVEVGKVSKVDLINGGEQAEVTFNVEKSLPLFDQTTAAVRYQDLIGNRYLELKRGESNKIIPPGSTIPLERTQPALDLDALVGGFRPLFNSLAPDKVNTIAKSLITVFQGQGGTINDILDQTSQLTSTIADRDQAIGEVVKNLNIVLDTTVKHQKQFDDTLKNFETLITGLKNRADPIATSVANISNVAGSLAELLSDNRPLLKDTLGYLDVIQKPLIDQKQEVNDILVQMPGALKIIGRAGGIYGDFFNFYACDISLKLNGLQPGGPVRTVRITSQPSGRCTPK; this comes from the coding sequence ATGAGCATCAAGGGCACGATTATCAAGCTGGGGATCTTCTCCCTGGTGTTGCTCACGTTCACCGCGCTCATCTTCGTGGTGTTCGCCCAGATCCGGTTCAACAGCACCAGCGAGTACTCGGCGATCTTCAAGAACGTCAGCGGTCTGCGCAGCGGGCAGTTCGTCCGCGCCGCCGGCGTCGAGGTCGGCAAGGTATCCAAGGTCGACCTGATCAACGGCGGTGAGCAGGCCGAGGTCACGTTCAACGTCGAAAAGTCGTTGCCGTTGTTCGATCAGACCACTGCGGCAGTGCGCTACCAGGACTTGATCGGCAACCGCTACCTCGAGCTCAAGCGCGGCGAGAGCAACAAGATCATCCCCCCCGGCAGCACCATCCCGCTGGAACGCACCCAGCCCGCGCTGGACCTCGACGCCTTGGTGGGTGGCTTCCGGCCGCTGTTCAACTCGCTGGCCCCGGACAAGGTCAACACCATTGCCAAGTCGTTGATCACGGTCTTCCAGGGCCAGGGCGGCACCATCAACGACATCCTGGACCAGACCTCCCAGCTGACTTCTACGATCGCCGATCGGGATCAGGCCATCGGTGAGGTGGTCAAGAACCTCAATATCGTGCTGGACACCACCGTCAAGCATCAGAAGCAGTTCGACGACACGCTGAAGAACTTCGAGACGCTGATCACCGGGCTGAAGAACCGGGCCGACCCGATCGCCACCTCGGTGGCCAACATCAGCAACGTGGCGGGTTCCCTTGCCGAGCTGCTGAGCGACAACCGGCCGCTGCTCAAGGACACCCTCGGATATCTCGACGTCATCCAGAAACCCTTGATCGACCAGAAGCAGGAGGTCAACGACATCCTGGTGCAAATGCCGGGCGCATTGAAGATCATCGGCCGTGCCGGTGGCATCTATGGTGACTTCTTCAACTTCTACGCGTGCGACATCTCGTTGAAGCTCAACGGTTTGCAGCCGGGCGGACCGGTCCGAACCGTACGGATCACGTCGCAGCCCTCGGGTAGGTGCACGCCGAAATGA